The window ACTGCCGGTGTTGGATTTTGCGGGCCGGACGCTTTCAATACCCACTCGCCGAAACCATAGCCGGCATTGCCGGCTTCTTCAGGTGCATAGGCTATTTTTACGTCTTTGGTTATCCGGTCTACCTGCATTTCGTTAACGCTTTTTTCGCTTAGCGCACGTTTGCCGTTAACGGTACCTTTGTTTAATATCATCACCAAAAAGTTAAGATAATCGGTGGGAGTGCTCCATGCCCCCCCGGCTGGGAAGGCTACAGGGCCTTTGCCAAAATCGGTATTAACCATACCGCATGGGCCGGCAATGCGTTCGGCAAAAAGGGTTTCGAAACTTTTACCACTAATTTTCTCAATAACAGCTGCCGCCATTTGCAGGCCTACGTTGCTGTACCTGAACAGCGTACCGGGCTTTCCCTCAATGGGCATATCCGCAATGTTTTGGATAGATTGATCCATGCTGTGAATATCTTTCATATCCTGTAATGCCTCTTTTATGGGCGGCGCCTGGATGCCGGTAAGGTGCGACAGGCATTGGCTTATGGTAATAGCCCCCTTGCCGCTTTTGGAGAGTACAGACAGGTATTTACCTACGGTATCGGTCAGTTTTAGTTTGCCCTCGTCAACAAAAGTAATCACCAAAGCCGCGCTAAACCATTTGCTGCAACTGGCAACCGGAATTTTGGTAGTAGTGGTGAAAGCATCAAGGTTGGGTGTTTTGCTCATTTTACGAGCAATCATTTTTGTGGCAAACCTTTGTTTTATGGTCATTTCATCCTTGCTGCCAGTGTAAATGATTTTGCCATCTTTATAAACCATAAGCACGGTACGGCCACCCATTTTTTCGGTATTATCGGCAAGCCATTGATCAACTTTTTCAAAATGATGCTGAGCTTTTGCTGTAACTATAGTGCAAAGCAAAAGGAGCACAGTTATTAACTTTTTCATAATCTCAACATAAATTTAAAAAAGGCACTATAAACCAGGTGACTGGTACAGTGCCTTAAAAAGTTATTGTTTTTCTTTAATCTTTTCCATTAGTTTCGCTTTCATCTCATCCTCAAAGTCCTTGTATTGTTTAAACTGCGCCGGGGTGAACACGCTTTTTAATTCCTGGTCTTTTCCTTCCTGCAAACTCCTGGCCTGTTTCATTTTGCTAAAGCGACCGTCATCGCTCTTGATTACTGCCTGCATTTTACGGGCGTAAGTTAAATTAATGGCCTGCACCTTGCTCTCCTGGGCAGCATCCAGTTTTAGCTTGCTCTTCATCATTTCTGTCTGAAACTGTGCTCTTTGCTCCGGGGTAGAGTTTTTAAAATCGGGCATTGAGGTTTGGGCAATAGCCGGTTTGCTCATTAGTATCGTTAAAGTCATTATTGCGGTTATTAGCCAAAGTGCTTTTATAATTCCTTGCTTTTTCATCATTCGTAATTTGGTTAAAAATACACTTTACCATTGAATAGCATAGCTGGCACCGCTATTTAAAAGTAGGGTAGCCTTATTGTCGCCAAGGAAGGTGATGGTACCGGCAAAACTGAAAGACTTACCGGACGACGACGAGCCTGTAAGCTTAACCGCGGCGCTGCCCGATACTATTTTCAAGGTAGTTTTATCAACCAGTATGTTTGACGATGTAATGCTTAAATTGCTTGTGAAGGTGTATTTACGGGCAATTTTTGAGGTTTCGGTGCCGGTATGGGTAAAAGTAGTACTTAAGCTGTAAGTTGATGCAGATGGCTGTAAATTAGTGAGGACAAAGCTACCCGTGCTATTGCCGTTTGATGACATACGCGCGCCATCAAAAGTGTGCGAGCCGGTAAAATTGAAGGTAAGCTGGCTGGGCACAATACCGGCGCAGGTGAGCATATAATTCCAGCTGAGGTTGTAGCTGTATGATGGTGTTGCACCCGCCGCGCTTGTTTTGGTTAAGGTTGAGTCCTTTTTTACGCCGCAGCTTAACGCAACCGTTTTATGGATAGTTACCGAACTGTTTACCTGTAATGCAAACCCGCCTGTTGTTGGTGTTACGGCATCCGTAGTAAGTTCTGCCGCGTCTGCTTCAGTTACGGTTACGTCGGTGGCAGCAACGCCATCTTTTTTACAGGAATTTAAACCTAAACCAAGGCTTGATGCCATCAGCAATATCACCATTGTTGTTTTTACGCTTTTCATAATATTAAAATTTTAATGTTCTGTATATGTTATTCAGTTTTATTTTTTGTTTGATCAGGAAATTGCCTGCCGGCAGGTTTGCTTTAAAGCGATGGTGCCGGTCTCTTCGTTTGTTTCGGGAGATTTTTTGTTTTTAAACAAGTCAATAAACCCGCGGGCTACCAATACAAACGGGTTGTTGCTTACAAAGCCCGTGGTTAGGCCATAGTTTACCTTTTCGGTTTCGGCCTGGTAAGTGCCAAACAACTTATCCCAGATAATGAACACGCCGCCAAAATTTTTATCAATATAAATAGGATTGCTGCCATGGTGCACCCGGTGCGACGATGGCGTATCCATTACATGTTCTATTACGCCCAGGTTGCCAATAATTTCGGTATGTAAAAAGAATTGATAAGCCAGGTTAAGCACATAGGATATCACAATAAAATCTGTTGGCATTCCCAGCAGTGCCGCCGGTATAAAAAACAGCGGACTAACAATTGCCGAAAACCAGTTAAGGCGGTAAGCCGCCGTAAGGTTCATGTGCATGGCCGAGTGATGGATGAGATGGAAAGCCCAAAGCGGTTTCCAATGGTGAGAGATGCGGTGAAACCAGTAATAAATAAAATCGGCCGTAATAAAAGTGAGCAGGAAAACCCAGCCGTTCCTGGCTAATGTAAACGGCGCCAGTTTGGCAAAAAAGCCAAGTATGGCTAACTGGTAGCCGGCAAAAAGATATTTAGAAAACTGGAAGCCAACAAAAACATAAAGGTTTGCAAAGGTTTCTTTAACGTCATAAGCGTTTTTATCTTTCTTCCAGCTCCAGATAATCTCGGCGGTTACAAGTATCGCCAGGAATAATAATATGTATATGCGGTATGGGCCAATTTGATGTTTCATTTTCTTAGTCGGTTGAATTATTTTGTCGTTTTTGATTGACAATATAAAGTTGACCAGAAAATGCTGCTTAAGTTTTAGGAACCCCGGCGAAGCTGAAAAACCGGGGGGCGAAGTGACTGCACTCGTTATTTCCGCTTGCTAAATCCGAAATCGAAAATCTTAACTATCTACCCATTTTTTAAACTCAGGCACTCTTGCTTTGCTAATGAGGATCTTCTCCGGCGGTTCGGGCTTCATTTTCAGCGATAGGCGTCCGTTAAAATAAAAATCAACCTCGGTTAAGGCTTTGCGGTTGATGATGAACTGCCGGTTGGCGCGAAAGAACAGGTCGGGCTCCAACTGTTGCTCCAACTGTTCCATAGTAAACTCAATGTTGTATTGTTGCCCGTCGGTGGTTTGGGCGTATACTATTTCATGGGCCGTATAAAACCAGGCTATCTTAACCGTTTCAACGGGGATCAGCTTATCCCGGAAATGAACCAGGAATGATTTCTTATACGGTTTTGCCAATATTTTTACGTGTTGCAGCAGTTGTTCAAATGGCTGGTTTGCATCGCCTTTGGGCCTTTGTACTACCAGCCGTTTAAACTTGCTTAGCGCCAGTTCTATTTCGGCCTCATCAAAGGGTTTAAGAATATAATCAATGCCATTGTTTTTAAAAGCCTGAATGGCATAATCGTTATAAGCCGTTACAAATATAACCGGTTTCAGTACATCGGCCTGCTTAAAAATATCAAAGGATACACCATCAGCAAGGCGAATATCCATAAATACAAGATCGTAAGCGCCCGGATTATCATTAAACCATTCCACAGCGTCTTTTACATCAGGCAGGGATGCTGTAACATCGATGTTTTGATCAACGTTTTGCAGCACATGTGCAAGGTTACGGGCGGTAACGGGTTCGTCTTCAACTATAACAACACGTAGTTTATTCATGTTTCAAAGGGAGCTTAACTGTAAAATAGCTGGTAGTTTTTTCAATGTCTATTTCCCGTTGCATCAATATTTTGTAGCGCTGGTTCAGGTTGGCCAGGCCGGTGCCGGTACCATCTGCATCTACTTGGTTAAGGTTGTTGCTTACCGATAATTCATCGCCACACATTTTAATGGTTACCTTCAATGGCGTTTTCAGGGTTGCCGCGTTGTGCTTAGCCGCATTCTCCAACAAAGGCTGTAACGATAAATGTGGCAGTTTATATTGCATGAAGGCATCGCCCACGTCAATTGTTAGCTCAAAGGCATTTTCAAATCTCATTTTTAATAACTGGGCAAATGATTTTACCATGGTCAATTCTTCATTCACGGTAACCAGGCTGCTTACAGGCTTAATTAATGTATACCTGAAAACCGACGACAGGTGTTTGATATATAGCTGCGCCAGGCCCGGGTTTTCGCGCACCACGCCCGATAAACTGCTCAGCGAGTTAAATAAAAAGTGAGGGTTAAGCTGCTCTTTTAATAATTCAAGTTCGGCTGTTGTGTAGGCATTTTTAAGTTGTTCGTTTTCAATGGCCTGTTGTTTGTTTTGGCGCAGCAGCAGCACTATTTTTATAATAATACCAATTAATAAAGCAGCTAAAGCATACCGGGTTAAATATCCTAGCCAAAAAGCCCCCCTGATTTGGTTGGGGTTGAAGCTAAATACCCGCTTTTGTACGCCGCCTATCAGCACCATGCCAAAAAATGCTATTAGAAAATTGAGCGATAAATAGCTCAGGTATTTGTTGTTATCCCGATACCTGGCCAAGCGACCACGACCTAAATTGAGCGAAAACAGGAGGTAGCAGAAACCCAGCTGCGCCAATAATTGGTAGCCAAATTCGGCAGCGTTAAAGCGCCAGTAATGTGCCACAATGCCATTTTCGCGCAGGGCAAGCAACCTGCCGCTATTGAGCATTACTGCTATCAGCAGCGAACAGTAAAACCATAACTGTTTCCCGGTTTTCTCCATCAGGTAAATCTAATTAAAGATAGCTATAGCCAATAAAAAATCAGGGCGAAGCTGAAAATTTGAGGGGCGAGGCCTCACCTAAACTGCCTCACCTAAATCCTCTCCAAAGGAGAGGACTTTAAAATGCAAGACTAAATAATAGAAGCATTGGCAACTATGTAACTCAAGAACCCTCTCCTTTGGAGAGGGCAGGGTGAGGCCCATCTTTTTACAAAAGTCCACTTAACTTATCGTAGCTTTTTAACATCTTTACGGTACACATATTTTAAGTACAAATGCAGCATTGGTTAGTAAAATCGGAACTGAAAGGTATGTAAAAAAAATGAAAAGTGCCCTAACGATATCAAAAAAGCACTTTTTAATTTTAAAAAATCGCTAAAAAAGCCGCTTTTTAGCCCGTTTTGTTCCCTATTTTGTTCCCTTTTTTTACCCAAAAAACGCTGTTTTTTATGATAAAAACGCCGTTTTTTACTGGTTCTCAAAAAATAGTAACCAATGCGGAAAAAAAATTACTTTTATTTTTTTTTAAAAATTTATGGTCTTTTTTTATTGGTTAGCTTTTGCTGAACCAGTAGGGCGGGGGAGATGATATAAAAAGGGAAAATATTAGTTTTAGAGGTTGAAATTAGAGCATTTTGTTCCCTGTTTTGTTCCCTAAAAAGGTATAAAAAAGCCTAATTTCTTAGGCTTATATGCGTTTTTGGGCAAGTTTTAAACTATTTAACTTTTGGTTGTTTTAGAAGTATCCGTTTGCGTTCAATACTACGTTCTTCTTTTGTGGTAAACGCCTTTTTGTCTTTTTGTTCTGGTTTCCGGGTGTAAACACCTTTAACGAACTGAACATCTTCTTTAATATCCTGTACCGTTGATGCCATACCCGCCAAAGCTTTAATTTGGTTGGTGATGTCTAACTGCTCTTTGGTAACGATAACCTGAACGTCAGGGTTGAAATCCTTTGTTAAGTCTCGGATAGTATTTTGCTTTTTTTCCTGCTCAAACCACTGGTTTAACATCAAATTATCATTGATGTTAAGAACCCTTTCAGAATTGATACCAACAATATTTCGGGTGAATAATTTCTTAATTTTTTCTTTTCTTTCTGCATCCATAATCAGCCAATTTATAACGATAAATATCGGGATTTTATAGCTAAAAAACAAATATTCAGGGTTGAAAATGGGTGTAAAATGGTTTCTGAATATCCTTTATTTAAAATGCCGTCCCGGCATGGCTTAACCCGGTAAAGGGGCTACTGCTTACAAATTGATGAAAAAACGTAAAACTAAATTTAGTTTTATGTTTTATAAGGTCTAAGCCTCTTTTAGGCTTCAATATCTCCTGTCTAACTCATAATTATACACTTTTTGATATACGTATCGTCGAAAATTAATAATGCCTTAAAAGGCTTTAAAATAGGTTTTAGCGTACGTGTAATAAATTAGACCGAAGATTTCACCTTTAAACCCAATTAAAATGCCGTCCCGGCATAGTCTTCAAAATTGAAACCCTTATTCCAGTTGAGATATAGCCCTTCGGGTACAGGTAAAACAGTTGAAAAGAGACTGCTTCGCAGGTTGAAAGCTTATTCCTTCATTATTTTCAATTAAAGAAGCTATTCACTTATATGAAATGCCCTCCGGGCTTGGCTAAAGAAGATTGAAGGATTACTGCTTACGCAACTTGAAGGATAATTACCTGTAACAGAGTTTCACCCCAAAGCTTATTCATTATTTAAAATGCCCTCCGGGCATGGCTTAACCCGGTAGAAGGGCTACTGCATACGCAGGTTGAAGATTTATTCCTTTCTGCCCTCCGGGGGATTACTAATCAAAAAGGATATTGCTTTGCAAGTTGAAGACTAAAACCTAAAAGGATTTTTTCAACACCTCGCAGGGTTTTAGATATTTCTGTGTTACTGTTTAACAAATAATCCCCAATAGCAACCTATGTACTTTCATTATTCAACTTAAATATCTCTTTCAATTATTTAAATCTCTTTATATTTCTATATAACTCTTTATTTCTCTTTATAACTCTATAATACTCTATTGCGTACATACACACGTACATATACTCGTACATACACACGTACATACCGCCGTACATATACACGTATATACTGCCGTACATATTAGGCGTACATACTGCGGGGATGGTTGTAATCTTCAACGCCCACGGCTTTTATTTCCCTGTTTGAATGCTTACATAACTGTGACACTCCCGAAGAAAAATGGACTATTTTTGAAGATATGAGATTGAAAAGTAATTATTTTTAATTTTTTTGCTTCTTTTTTTGACTTCTTTGAAATAAGGTCGTATTTAAAATAAAGAAGCAATTCATTGTTTATTGTGCAGATGTATCTCGTACCAAACCTTGGGGTACATCTGCCTATACCGACTGGTACTCGGTATTAAAGGTTTGGATGGTATAATAATAAATCAATGCAATCAAATTTCAAAAATGATATTACACAACCTGTAATTTTCAACACCCCAAAATCATTAGACCTGTCAGGATTATTCCCTGCTTATTCGGAAGATAAATTAAATAAGGTACGGTACATCATTCACCAATGCAATTACTACAGCAATAAGTCAGGCTACAATCTTGACCTGAATAATCACAGGTGGTTTTTATCATTAACCCGGAATGATTTATCCTTCATCAAGAAAACTCTGGTTGAAGCTTCTGTTATCAAACTATCAAGTAAAAGCATCAGGGGGGCGAAGTCTGAACACTATTCAATGGTTAAGACTTTCAATTACCTGAATGAAGCTACTGTCAACAAGCACTTTTTTTACCTAAATACCGTTGATTGTCCGTTATGGGTTCAACGATATGTGGCTGATGATTCAGCTTGCCGTAACGCTGAAACAACCAATTGGGTAAAACGCCCCAATGATTGGCAACCGTCAACAGTTCAGCCGACAGCGGTTCAACCTCTGGAAGTACAAAACAATGATAAAGATGCTTACATTAAATTACTTGAAGCAGCTTTAATTGCCAACAACATTGCTTTGCCCGCTATGGATTCAATCCCGGCAATCGTTCAGGTATCAGCACCAGAGGCTTTAAAACCAGAGGCAGCCCCGGCAGCGCAAGTACTGCAACCAGAGCCTAAACCAGTTGATAAGGCTAAACAGTTCTTGGCGGGACTTAAAGCGCAAACCGCTGTTAAATCTGAAATAGTGAAGGCTGAACCCGTGAAGCCTGAACCTTCAAAGGCTTTAACAGCACTTAACACTGACGTACAACCAATGGAAGGTTTCCTGATGGTGAATAGCACCAAATATAAGCGGGCTACCCAACTTATGCCATTTATGAAGCTTTTTGCAATGGAACGCAGGTTACAACAATTGGTTGCCGAAGGCTATCAGGGTAATGAAACCTTTACCACCGAAACTTGGATATTGACCTTTGAAATTGATGCTTCAACCCGGACGGTGACACTTTCAGGCGTTTTGGATGCCGAACTGGCAGCGTAAATTATAGTTTTAGCACCGCCGATACTTATAATCTTAGCACCAAATCAGTGAATTTATACGGTGCCAAATTATTGAAAAACAACAACGACCAAATAGTTTTAGCTATAGATTTTGAATATCATCGAAAAAACTAAATTTAGTTTTTATATATCTGTTAATCAGGTAATTAAGTTAAAATATTACTTGACAGATTGGTATAAATGTACTATATTTGCTATAGGAAATCAGTGTAAGAACTGAATGTAGAAAGAGTGATTAGTGAGGGTGATATATAGGAAATTCAACGACGGGTTGAATTATAGAATGGGAGGCGAAAGCTTCCCATTTTTAGTTAAGCCCCCAAAAAAATAAATTTAGTTTTTTAGGGCACTTAAAAAAGTAGGAGAGTATTTATAAATAAAGAGATTATGAAAAAGACCAAAAGCGAAGTATTGGAAAGAGGTACGATTGTTAAAATAGTTGAATTTGGATTTACTAATCCGAAGCATAAATACGTATCAGGTAAAGTTGAAGTAGATAATCAGGTCATTGATATAAAAGTCATTCCAACTTTGGATGCGTGGTCATACTCATCATCTTATCGAGAGTTGCCTTTATATAAAGATTTGGCGGTCGGTGCTCTATTTAAAATAATTGAGTTTTCAACCGGACGGCTTTTTCTTATGAGCGCAAAATAAGGTTTAAGCATGGCGTACGCCATTTAAACAACAACCCAACCCCCGGTGTAAAGTGCCCGGGTTTAAAACACTAAAAACAAAAACATTATGGAAAAAAAGGTAACTGAAATGAATGAAGATGAATTGAATAAATTTCATAACGATTCAATTATTGACAAATATGGACTTGCTGATATGGCAAAGGTGAATGTGATAAACGAATGGGTTGATAACTTCCCCAAAGCGGGAACGTATGCAGAAAAGAGGGCTTATCTTGAAGCAGCCGCAGAAAACGGAACAATTAATACCTTTTCGAACGTGTATAAAGAAGGCGAAGAAAAAGATAATTGCAGTTTTAGCATCTTGTTATATGATACCGATGATAGGTTGATTATTGACTAAACCTATTGATACCCCGGTGTAACGTGCCGGGTTTTATT is drawn from Mucilaginibacter ginsenosidivorax and contains these coding sequences:
- a CDS encoding sensor histidine kinase; protein product: MEKTGKQLWFYCSLLIAVMLNSGRLLALRENGIVAHYWRFNAAEFGYQLLAQLGFCYLLFSLNLGRGRLARYRDNNKYLSYLSLNFLIAFFGMVLIGGVQKRVFSFNPNQIRGAFWLGYLTRYALAALLIGIIIKIVLLLRQNKQQAIENEQLKNAYTTAELELLKEQLNPHFLFNSLSSLSGVVRENPGLAQLYIKHLSSVFRYTLIKPVSSLVTVNEELTMVKSFAQLLKMRFENAFELTIDVGDAFMQYKLPHLSLQPLLENAAKHNAATLKTPLKVTIKMCGDELSVSNNLNQVDADGTGTGLANLNQRYKILMQREIDIEKTTSYFTVKLPLKHE
- a CDS encoding serine hydrolase domain-containing protein, giving the protein MKKLITVLLLLCTIVTAKAQHHFEKVDQWLADNTEKMGGRTVLMVYKDGKIIYTGSKDEMTIKQRFATKMIARKMSKTPNLDAFTTTTKIPVASCSKWFSAALVITFVDEGKLKLTDTVGKYLSVLSKSGKGAITISQCLSHLTGIQAPPIKEALQDMKDIHSMDQSIQNIADMPIEGKPGTLFRYSNVGLQMAAAVIEKISGKSFETLFAERIAGPCGMVNTDFGKGPVAFPAGGAWSTPTDYLNFLVMILNKGTVNGKRALSEKSVNEMQVDRITKDVKIAYAPEEAGNAGYGFGEWVLKASGPQNPTPAVSSPGLFGSFPWVNNDKHYAAFLMCFYIKNDGRHERYYALKQLVDEAL
- a CDS encoding sterol desaturase family protein, with the protein product MKHQIGPYRIYILLFLAILVTAEIIWSWKKDKNAYDVKETFANLYVFVGFQFSKYLFAGYQLAILGFFAKLAPFTLARNGWVFLLTFITADFIYYWFHRISHHWKPLWAFHLIHHSAMHMNLTAAYRLNWFSAIVSPLFFIPAALLGMPTDFIVISYVLNLAYQFFLHTEIIGNLGVIEHVMDTPSSHRVHHGSNPIYIDKNFGGVFIIWDKLFGTYQAETEKVNYGLTTGFVSNNPFVLVARGFIDLFKNKKSPETNEETGTIALKQTCRQAIS
- a CDS encoding LytR/AlgR family response regulator transcription factor encodes the protein MNKLRVVIVEDEPVTARNLAHVLQNVDQNIDVTASLPDVKDAVEWFNDNPGAYDLVFMDIRLADGVSFDIFKQADVLKPVIFVTAYNDYAIQAFKNNGIDYILKPFDEAEIELALSKFKRLVVQRPKGDANQPFEQLLQHVKILAKPYKKSFLVHFRDKLIPVETVKIAWFYTAHEIVYAQTTDGQQYNIEFTMEQLEQQLEPDLFFRANRQFIINRKALTEVDFYFNGRLSLKMKPEPPEKILISKARVPEFKKWVDS